The following are encoded in a window of Arcobacter arenosus genomic DNA:
- the cysK gene encoding cysteine synthase A — protein sequence MKFAENVTELIGNTPLVKLNKASKESGATVLGKCEFMNPTHSVKDRIGTNMIKTALEQGLINESTTVIEPTSGNTGIALASVCAGLGIKLILTMPSSMSIERRKLLKALGAQLVLTEPEKGMKGAIDKANELAETTANSFIPQQFANGANPDIHRKTTAKEILADTDGKIDILVAAIGTGGSITGIGEVLKQHNPDIQVVAVEPEASPVLSGGKPGPHKIQGIGAGFVPDVLNTDLFEEIVKISNEDAIATSRELAKTEGLLVGISAGANVLAATRIASKPENKGKTIVTILCDTGERYLSSGLYDDE from the coding sequence ATGAAATTTGCAGAAAACGTTACAGAATTAATTGGAAATACACCACTGGTAAAATTAAACAAAGCTAGTAAAGAATCAGGTGCAACTGTTCTTGGAAAATGTGAGTTTATGAACCCTACTCACTCTGTAAAAGATAGAATTGGTACAAATATGATTAAAACTGCTTTAGAGCAAGGTCTAATCAATGAATCAACAACTGTAATTGAGCCAACATCAGGAAATACTGGTATTGCTTTAGCTTCAGTTTGTGCTGGTTTAGGAATTAAATTAATCCTTACAATGCCATCATCAATGAGTATTGAAAGAAGAAAACTTTTAAAAGCTTTAGGTGCCCAGCTTGTATTAACTGAGCCAGAAAAAGGGATGAAAGGTGCAATTGATAAGGCAAATGAATTAGCTGAAACAACAGCAAATTCATTTATTCCACAACAATTTGCAAATGGTGCAAACCCAGATATCCACAGAAAAACAACTGCAAAAGAGATTCTTGCAGATACTGATGGAAAAATTGATATCTTAGTTGCAGCTATTGGTACAGGTGGTTCTATTACTGGTATTGGTGAAGTTTTAAAACAACATAACCCAGATATCCAAGTTGTTGCGGTTGAGCCTGAAGCATCTCCAGTTTTAAGTGGTGGTAAGCCAGGTCCACATAAAATTCAAGGTATTGGTGCAGGATTTGTTCCAGATGTATTAAATACTGATTTATTTGAAGAGATTGTTAAAATTTCAAATGAAGATGCAATTGCAACTTCAAGAGAATTAGCAAAAACTGAAGGTTTATTAGTTGGAATTTCAGCAGGTGCAAATGTTTTAGCAGCTACAAGAATAGCTTCTAAACCAGAAAACAAAGGTAAAACGATTGTTACAATTCTTTGTGACACAGGTGAGAGATATTTAAGTTCAGGATTATATGACGATGAGTAA
- a CDS encoding DUF2061 domain-containing protein, with product MAEKARRSIAKTVSWRTVGTLDTIIISYFITGNLTMAASIGSIELFTKMALYYFHERAWNKISFGKVQEPDYQI from the coding sequence ATGGCAGAAAAGGCAAGACGATCCATTGCTAAAACTGTCTCTTGGCGAACTGTCGGAACACTTGATACTATAATCATCTCCTATTTTATAACTGGTAACCTTACTATGGCCGCGTCAATTGGTTCAATAGAACTATTTACAAAAATGGCCCTATACTACTTTCATGAAAGAGCTTGGAATAAGATCTCTTTTGGGAAAGTACAGGAACCAGATTATCAAATTTGA